In a single window of the Anguilla rostrata isolate EN2019 chromosome 6, ASM1855537v3, whole genome shotgun sequence genome:
- the msraa gene encoding mitochondrial peptide methionine sulfoxide reductase isoform X3 translates to MGCFWGAERKFWRQKGVYSTQVGYAGGITPNPTYKEADAGRTGHAEVVRVVFDPAKVKYTDLLKVFWENHDPTQGMRQGNDHGATYRSAVYTRSGEQTSSALSSKEEYQKALTGEGFGPITTEIREGPEFYYAEDYHQQYLSKNPGGYCGLSATGVSCPIGLKN, encoded by the exons ATGGGCTGCTTCTGGGGGGCGGAGCGGAAGTTCTGGCGGCAGAAGGGCGTGTACTCCACCCAGGTGGGCTACGCGGGCGGGATCACGCCAAACCCCACCTACAAGGAGGCGGACGCAG GTAGAACGGGCCACGCCGAGGTCGTCCGGGTGGTGTTCGACCCTGCAAAAGTGAAATACACAGATCTTCTCAAGGTGTTCTGGGAGAACCATGACCCTACGCAAG GGATGCGGCAGGGCAACGACCACGGCGCCACCTACCGATCCGCCGTGTACACGCGCTCAGGAGAGCAGACGAGCTCCGCCCTCTCCTCCAAAGAGGAGTACCAGAAG GCGCTGACTGGGGAGGGGTTCGGCCCGATCACCACGGAGATCCGCGAGGGCCCGGAGTTCTACTACGCCGAGGACTACCACCAGCAGTACCTCAGCAAGAACCCGGGCGGCTACTGCGGGCTTAGCGCCACCGGGGTCTCCTGTCCAATAGGACTGAAGAATtaa